In the genome of Diaphorobacter sp. HDW4A, the window TGGAATATCTGTTGAGCCAGAGCGGCGCGATCTCGTTCCTCGAAGTCAACACCCGCCTGCAGGTCGAGCACCCAGTGACCGAGCAGACCACCGGCGTCGACCTCGTCGTCGAGCAGCTGCGCGTGGCCGACGGCCTGCCGCTGTCAATCACCGAAACGCCGAAGCCCACCAGCCACTCCTTCGAATTCCGCATCAACGCAGAAGACGTGGGTCGCGGCTTTCTGCCCACGCCCGGCAAGATCACCCGCTTCGACGCCCCGAGCGGCCCCGGCGTGCGTGTCGATTCAGGCGTGCAGACCGGCTCGGTGATCTCGGGCTCGTTCGACTCGATGATGGCCAAGCTCATCGTCACCGGCGCGACCCGTGAACAGGCCCTCGTGCGCGCGCGCCGCGCATTGAAGGAATTCCAGATCGAAGGCGTGGCCTCGGTCCTGCCGTTCCACCGCGCCGTGGTGAATCAGGCCGACTTCGTGGGCGCAGACGGCTTCAAGGTCCACACCCGCTGGATCGAAACCGAGTTTACGGAACCTTTGGCCGCCGCTGTGCGCGCCGAGCCCCTTGCGGACATCACACTTACCCGCACCGCCATCGAGATCGACGGCAAGCGCGTCTGCCTCGGCCTGCCCGCCGTGCTGCTGCAAGGACTTGCCGCCGCGCCCGGCGTACCCAACCAGGCCGCACCGGCCCCGGCCGTCGATCCGAACACCGTCGAATCCCCCATCGCTGGCAACCTGCACGCCTGGAAGGTGCAGGACGGCGACACCGTGAACGAAGGCGACGTGATTGCGGTGATGGAAGCGATGAAGATGGAAATGCAGGTGACCGCGCACCGCAGCGGAAAGATCACGCTGCTGGCAAACGCCGGTACGGCGCAGACGCTAGGGGCGGCGCTGGCGCGGATTGACTGAGAGGATCCACCGAGTCTGAGGGGCCAGGTCGGCGGCAAGGACTGAGAGCAAAATTGCGGGCGTGACATTGGCAGCCACTCTGGCCGAGACTGATGTCCACACACACTTTGCATTGGACGCACTCACAGTCGAAAGGAGCCCCCATGCCCCTCGCCCTCTATGGCCACCCCTTCTCCTCCTACACCCAGAAGGCCCTGATCGCGCTCTACGAAAACCGGACGCCGTTCGAGTTCCGGTGCATCGGCCCTGAATATCCCGAGCACATCATCGACTGGTCCGCACGCTGGCCGCTGCGCAAATTTCCGGTGCTGGTGGACGACGGCCGCACGGTGGCCGAGAGCAGCATCGTCATCGAACATCTGCAGCTGCACCACCCCGGCCCGGTGCGCCTGATTCCCGCCGACGCCGACGCGGCGCTCGAAGTGCGCTTCATGGACCGCTTTTTCGACCTGCATGTGATGGCCCCGATGCAGGCCGCCGTGTTCGGCGCGCTTTCGGGCGACGAGGCGAAGCGCCGCGACGGCATGGCGCAGGCTGAGGACAAGCTCGCCATCGCCTACCGCTGGCTTGAGGAAACGCTGGTCGGACGCCCCTGGGCCGCGGGCAACGATTTCAGCATGGCCGACTGCGCGGCCGCGCCTTCGCTGTTCTATGCGGACTGGACGGTGGCGATTCCGGATGATCATCCCCACCTCAAGGCCTACCGAGCCCGGCTGCTCGCACGCCCGTCCTTCGCCCGTGCGGTGGACGAGGGACGACCGTTCCGGCACTTCTTTCCGCTGGGTGCGCCGAATCGGGATTGAACCGCCTCGCTCCATTGCGAAGCCCCGCGACAACACTAGGGTAGAGTGCTTTCGGTAACATTGCACCCCTCGCGTGCGCGCGTGCACGCCCCTTTTCCGCTTTTCTTTTCTTGCGATTTGGCCTTTCGCGCGCAAACGACCTATTTGCTTTTCTCTCTGCTCCTGCGCATCGCTCAGCAGAGATTCAACCCGGACTCACTTCGGGACCCACGATATGACCCAACAGAATCCCCCCTCGTTTTTCAGTCGCATCGCGATTGCCATCGGCAGTTTTTTTGCCATTCTGGGCAATGCGCGTCTGGCTGGCGACGTCACCCGTCTGCGCGGCGGCGAAGCGCTGGCCGCCGATGTGCCCACACCCGAGCCCCGGGAAGTGCGCATCGAAGTGCCGGTTGAAAAGATCGTCGAGACCCGCGTGGAAGTACCCGTCGAGAAGATCATCGAGCGCACGGTGCAGATCCGCGTGCCCACCGACACGGCCGCACTGCAGGTGCTCGGCCTGATGCAGCGCGAGGCGCGCTTCGTGGACTTCATTCAGGAAGACGTGAAGAACTACACCGACGCCGAGATCGGCGCGGCCGCACGCGTGGTGCATGAAGGCTGCCGCAAGGTGCTCAAGGAACACTTCACGCTCGTGCCGGTGCAGAGCGAAGCCGAAGGCAGCCGCATCGCTGTGGCACCCGGTTTCGACACCACCGCGATCCGCCTGACCGGCAATGTCGTGGGGCAGGCCCCCTTCACCGGCACGCTCACGCACCGAGGCTGGAAGGTGGTGCAGATGCAGTTGCCGCAGTTGACCGATGAAAAGGCCGCCGAAATCGTGGCTCAGGCCGAAGTGGAGTTGTGACTCCCCCTGAGTCGCTTCGCGCCGTCCTCCTGACGGGGACGACGCCTTCGCCGCGAGGCGGCTCTTGGCTTGCCGTCTGCTGGTATGGCCTGCTCCGTGGCCTTTTGACTGGTGACGCCGCGCGCGAACTACTCACAAGGAACGTGCGATCCGATTGCGCGTTCATGCATTGCAAAGAATTTTTATGGACTCGCCTTCCAACTCCAATCCCAACGCCCTGTTCTGCATCGGCATCGATCTGGGCACTACGCACTGCGCGCTGTCGTATGTAGACAAGACCGCCAGTGATGGCGACAAGGTCGATCAGCAGGTGCTGAACGTGCCGCAGCTCACCGCGCCCGCAAGCGTGGAAGGCAAGGCGCTGCTGCCTTCATTTTTGTACCTGCCGCACGAGACAGAGCTGACCGCCGCCGACATGGCCTTGCCCGGCGCAGGCGAGCAGAGCTTCATCGTCGGCGAACTAGCGCGCACGCGTGGCGCGAACACGCCCATCCGCCTGGTGAGCAGCGCCAAGAGCTGGCTGTGCCATCCGGGCGTGGATCGCCGCGCTGCGATTTTGCCCGCTGATGCGCCGCCGGAAGTCGCGCGCGTGTCGCCGCTCGAGGCCTCAACGCGCTATCTCAAGCACCTGCGCTGGGCGTGGAACAACGCGCGTCCCGAAGCGCCGTTCGACGAGCAGGACATCACCGTCACCATTCCCGCGTCGTTCGATCCAGCCGCGCGCGAGCTGACGGCCGAGGCCTGCCGCGACGCGGGCTTCCAGAACCTCACGCTGCTGGAAGAACCGCAGGCCGCGCTCTACAGCTGGATCCAGCAAAGCGGCGGTCAGTGGCGCAAGCAGGTGAAGAACGGCGACATCATCCTCGTCGTTGACGTGGGCGGCGGCACGACCGATCTCTCGCTGATCGCCGTGCTGGAACGCGACGGCAACCTCGAACTGCAGCGTGTGGCCGTGGGCGAGCACATTCTGCTCGGCGGCGACAACATGGATCTGGCGCTGGCCTATGGTCTCGCACGCAAGCTCGCGGCCGAGGGCAAGCAGCTCGACGCATGGCAGACCCGTGCGCTTTCGCACGGTTGCCGCGCCGCCAAAGAGCAACTGCTCGCCGATGAAAATCTGCAGAGCGTTGCCGTGGTGGTGCCAAGCCGTGGCAGCAAGCTGATCGGCGGCAGCATCCGCACCGAACTCACGCGCGCCGAAGTGCTGGCCATGCTGGTCGAAGGCTTCTTCCCCAAGGTGGCCGCGAGCGACAAGCCACAGACGCGCGCCCGCGCCGCGCTCACGCAGCTCGGCCTGCCCTATGCGCAGGACGCGGCCGTCACCCGCCATCTCGCGGCGTTTCTCGCGCGCCAGGCCGGTGCGACCGAGCAGATCGACGGTCTTCAGGGCACGCAGCCGCAAGGCGCTGCGTTCCTGCATCCGTCGGCGATCCTGTTCAACGGCGGCGTGCTCAAATCCACGCAGATCGAGCAGCGCATCCTCGATGTCATCAACGGCTGGCTGACTGCCGAAGGCGCCCCCGCGCTGCGCGTGCTCGACGGCGCGAACCTCGACCTCGCGGTCGCGCGCGGTGCGGCCTACTACGGCCATGTGCGCCAAGGCCGTGGCGTGCGCATTCGCGGCGGCACGGCGCAGTCGTACTACGTCGGCATCGAATCCAACATGCCCGCGATTCCCGGCATGGAGCCACCAATTTCCGCGCTGTGCTTGGCACCGTTTGGTCTCGAAGAGGGCACGGAAGTGGCGCTCGATGGCGAGGAATTCGGCCTCGTCGTCGGCGAGCCGGTGCGTCTGCGTTTTTTCGGATCGTCCGTGCGCCGCAGCGATGCCGTGGGCACCATGCTGGATTTCTGGGGCCCAGACGAACTGGTCGAGCTGCAGGAAATCGAAGCCCTGCTGCCCGCCGAAGGCCGCAGCGCGGGCGACGTGGTTCCCGTGACGCTGCATGCGCGCGTGACCGACATCGGTACGCTCGAACTCAACGCCGTGCCCGTGGGCGGCAGCGAGCGCTGGAAGGTGGAGTTCGACGTGCGCGCCGAAACGACCACCGACACGCAGCAATGATCGAAGGCTTGATCGCTTAGGCAAACACACTATGTCCAATCTGCACAAATCACTGCTCGACAGCCTCGTCTATTTGGACAAGGACTTCGTCGCAGACCGCTACGAACTTGCGACGGGCGCCAATGCTGCAACCACCATCACACGCCTTCAAGGCAAGAAGGCCGGTGCAAATCTACTGCCATTTTCAGCCGAGATTAGTGCCCAAGAAACTCGCTCATATGCAGTCTCCACACAGCACATGCTGATGGAACTGTGGCCCGATCTGGCCGAGCAACCAACGGTGAACGTGAGCGAATACGCCGAGCGTTCGATGTCGGAGTTCGGCTGGGTCCAAGGGCATCTGTCGACGTTTCAGGTACGCAGTAAATCGCAGCGCGACGGACAGGACGTGGTCACCGCGCAGTCGAGCCACTTTCAGCTGCGCGGCCTCGAGCATGGCCGCTACATCGACCTGATCACCACGCCGGACTATTTCGCCTCGGGCTTCAACGCGCTGCTGCCGCTGCAGATGACGCTGCTCGCCAAGTTCGCGCTGCCGGTGTGCATGTACATGCGCCTCTTGCCCGCGAAGGACCACGCCGAGAACTGGATTGCCGTTCCGCTCGTGATCGTCGAGTCGCGACCCACACTCACCCGAGACATTCAAGCCCTGCTCTGATCTTGAAATGACCACCGCACCTGCAGCGACCCATGTCGTCGGCATCGACCTTGGCACCAGCAACACCGTTGCTGCCTCGGTCTCTCTGACGGATGCCAGCATCGGCATTGAACTGCTGCAGATCCCGCAGCGCACCGCGCCGGAAGAGATTTCCGCGCAGCCGCTGCTGCCTTCGGTGCGCTATCACGCGGCGATTGGTGAGCTTGGCGATGCCGCGTGGCAGAAGCCCTGGCCTGCCATGGACACGAGCGTGGCCAGCCCCGCCGTCGTGGGCCGCTGGGCGCGCGATCTGGGCGCGGCCGTGCCGTCACGGCTGGTGGCCAGTGCCAAGAGCTGGCTCTCGCACACGGGCGTGGATCGCAACGCGGCCATCCTTCCCTGGGGTGCGGCGGAAGACGTGCACAAGATCTCGCCCGTCGCCGCGTCGGCAAGTTACCTTGCCCATGTGAAGGCCGCATGGGACGCCGCGCATACCGATGCGCCGCTCGCGCAGCAGATCGTCGTGCTGACCGTGCCCGCATCGTTTGACGAAGGCGCACGCGCCTTGACGCTGGAGGCCGCACGGCTCGCCGGCCTGCCGCAGGTGCGCCTGCTCGAAGAACCCAAGGCGGCGTTTCACGACTGGCTGGTGCTGCAGGGCGAACAGCTCGGGGCGCAACTGAAAGACAGCAAACTGGTGCTCATCGTTGACGTGGGCGGCGGCACGACCGACCTCACGCTGATCCGCGTCGAACCCACCACTGATGTCGACGCGCTGCCTGCGCTCAACCGCATCGCGGTCGGCGAGCATCTGATGCTCGGCGGCGACAACATGGATCTGGCGCTCGCGCACCGGCTTGAGCCGCAGTTTCTGGCATCCGGCGAACAGCGCCTGCCCGCCACGCGCTTTGCGCAGCTCGTGCAGCGCTGCCGCATCGCAAAGATCCAATTGCTGGCCGAGGACGTGCCCGCGTCGGTCACCGTCACCCTGCTCGGCAGCGGCTCGCGGCTGATGGCGCAGACGCGCTCCGCCGTGCTCACGCGCGAAGGCGTGCGCTCGTGGATCGTCGAAGGCTTTCTGCCGTTGGTGTCCATCGGCGATGCGCCAGCAAAGCGCCAAGGCGCGCTGCGCGGCTTTGGCCTGCCCTATCCCGCCGATGCAGCCATCTCGCGGCATCTGGCGCAGTTTCTCTCGCAGCACGCATCGGACGAACTGCCCGACACCGTGCTGCTCAACGGCGGCGTGTTCCATGCCCATGCGCTGGTCGAACGGCTCACCGAACAGCTCGGGCAATGGCGCGGCAGTGCCGTGCGCGTGCTGCACAACCCGCATCCCGACTGGGCCGTGGCGCGCGGTGCGGCGGCGTATGGATTGACGCTGACCGAGGCGCAGGCCGCTTGCGCTCAACACAAACAACCGATTGCCGCACTGCCCCGCATCGGCGGCGGCGCGGCGCGCAGCTACTGGCTGGTGCTGCGCGGTCAACCCGGCACCGCCGCGCAAGGCCTTTGCCTGCTGCCGCGCGGCACGCAGGAGGGCACGCGCATCACACTCACGGGGCGGCGCTTTGCGCTCAAGTTGGGGCAGGCAGTGCGCTTTGAACTGGTGTCCAACAGCCACAGCGATCAGCCATTTCAGGCCGGGCAACTGGTCACCCTGAATGGCGACGGCTGGCTGAACCTGCCGCCACTCGCTACCGTGCTGCACGCTTCGGAGACCGCGTCGAAACGCACCTCGGTCGAGGTGCAACTGCAGGCCTGCATGACCGAAGTGGGCACGCTTGAAGTGCGTTGCCTGTCGAGCGACGAGATCGCGCAATCTTGGCTGCTGCCCTTCGATCTGCGCGCGCAGGCAGGCGACGATGTGCAGGACGATGATGCAGCCGCAGAGCGCTCGCAGACCCAGCTCAAAGCCGCCGTCGAACAGATCGACCACATCTTCGGCCAACAGGCCAAGGAAGTCAGCACCAAGGAAGTGCGCCAACTGCGGCAGGCCATCGAGAAGATCCTCGGTCCGCGCGAGTCGTGGGATGTGGCCGTGTTGCGCGCGCTGTTCGATGCGCTGCTCGCGCGCACCAAACGCCGTCGCCGCTCCGCCGAGCACGAGCGCGTGTGGCTCAATCTCGCGGGCTGGTGCCTGCGTCCCGGTGTGGGCGCAGAGCTTGACGACTGGCGCATCGCGCAGATCTGGCAGCTCTACGAACAAGGCATCGCCCACGGCAAGGAGTCGGCCAACTGGACCGAATGGTGGGTGTTCTGGCGGCGCGTGGCAGCAGGTCTGAACGAAGCGCAGCAGATGCAGGTGCTCGAAGACGTCGCGGGCCAGATGCAGAAGGCCGTGCAGCAGACCACGCAGCGTAGCGCTGGCAAGTCCACGCACGGTAGTTATGAGGACATGTTGCGCCTCTTCGCCGCGATGGAGGCCGTGCCCTGGCAGTACCGCCAGGAGATGGGCCAGTGGATGCTCTCGCGCCTCAAGCGCGCCGACGAGACGCCGCAGACCTGGTGGGCGATTGGCCGCATCGCCGCACGCCAGCCGGTCGCCGCCAACGCGCATCTGACCATGCCGCCCGGCCCTGCGACCGAATTCCTCGACGCCACGCTCGCGCAGGACTGGCGCAAGAACGAGGCCGCGATGTTCGCCGCCGTGCAGATCGCCCGCATGACCGGCGACCGCGCGCGCGACGTGAACGACGCGCAGCGCACTGCCGTCCTCGCCAAGCTCAAGACCTCGGGCGCGCCACAGCGCTGGATGGATCTCGTGGGCTCGGTTCAGGAAATGGACGCCGAAGACCACAAGCGCAGCTTCGGCGACAGCCTGCCGCCGGGCCTGAGCCTGCTGCGCTGAGAAGAGTGCTAGCGGCATCGCCTCAAGCATCTTCAAAACGAATCATTGACACATCAAAAGGAATTGGACGCGAATACTTGAACTGCGCACCATGAGCCCAACGCCG includes:
- a CDS encoding biotin carboxylase N-terminal domain-containing protein, whose protein sequence is MKKVLIANRGEIAVRVVRACADYGVKSVAIYADSDIDAQHVRMADEAYGLAGERPADSYLNIAKIIDIAKKSGADAVHPGYGFLSESEAFARSVLDAGLIWIGPKPETIALLGDKVSARKVALDVGAPLVAGTKDPVKDASDVLAFAEEHGLPIIIKAAFGGGGRGMKIAWRMDEVEELFASATREAITAFGRGECFVEQFLDKPRHIEAQVIADTHGNVVVLGTRDCSLQRRNQKLVEEAPAPFISDEQRERIHQSARAICAKAGYVSAGTVEYLLSQSGAISFLEVNTRLQVEHPVTEQTTGVDLVVEQLRVADGLPLSITETPKPTSHSFEFRINAEDVGRGFLPTPGKITRFDAPSGPGVRVDSGVQTGSVISGSFDSMMAKLIVTGATREQALVRARRALKEFQIEGVASVLPFHRAVVNQADFVGADGFKVHTRWIETEFTEPLAAAVRAEPLADITLTRTAIEIDGKRVCLGLPAVLLQGLAAAPGVPNQAAPAPAVDPNTVESPIAGNLHAWKVQDGDTVNEGDVIAVMEAMKMEMQVTAHRSGKITLLANAGTAQTLGAALARID
- a CDS encoding Hsp70 family protein is translated as MDSPSNSNPNALFCIGIDLGTTHCALSYVDKTASDGDKVDQQVLNVPQLTAPASVEGKALLPSFLYLPHETELTAADMALPGAGEQSFIVGELARTRGANTPIRLVSSAKSWLCHPGVDRRAAILPADAPPEVARVSPLEASTRYLKHLRWAWNNARPEAPFDEQDITVTIPASFDPAARELTAEACRDAGFQNLTLLEEPQAALYSWIQQSGGQWRKQVKNGDIILVVDVGGGTTDLSLIAVLERDGNLELQRVAVGEHILLGGDNMDLALAYGLARKLAAEGKQLDAWQTRALSHGCRAAKEQLLADENLQSVAVVVPSRGSKLIGGSIRTELTRAEVLAMLVEGFFPKVAASDKPQTRARAALTQLGLPYAQDAAVTRHLAAFLARQAGATEQIDGLQGTQPQGAAFLHPSAILFNGGVLKSTQIEQRILDVINGWLTAEGAPALRVLDGANLDLAVARGAAYYGHVRQGRGVRIRGGTAQSYYVGIESNMPAIPGMEPPISALCLAPFGLEEGTEVALDGEEFGLVVGEPVRLRFFGSSVRRSDAVGTMLDFWGPDELVELQEIEALLPAEGRSAGDVVPVTLHARVTDIGTLELNAVPVGGSERWKVEFDVRAETTTDTQQ
- a CDS encoding DUF2760 domain-containing protein; translated protein: MTQQNPPSFFSRIAIAIGSFFAILGNARLAGDVTRLRGGEALAADVPTPEPREVRIEVPVEKIVETRVEVPVEKIIERTVQIRVPTDTAALQVLGLMQREARFVDFIQEDVKNYTDAEIGAAARVVHEGCRKVLKEHFTLVPVQSEAEGSRIAVAPGFDTTAIRLTGNVVGQAPFTGTLTHRGWKVVQMQLPQLTDEKAAEIVAQAEVEL
- a CDS encoding Hsp70 family protein, with the translated sequence MTTAPAATHVVGIDLGTSNTVAASVSLTDASIGIELLQIPQRTAPEEISAQPLLPSVRYHAAIGELGDAAWQKPWPAMDTSVASPAVVGRWARDLGAAVPSRLVASAKSWLSHTGVDRNAAILPWGAAEDVHKISPVAASASYLAHVKAAWDAAHTDAPLAQQIVVLTVPASFDEGARALTLEAARLAGLPQVRLLEEPKAAFHDWLVLQGEQLGAQLKDSKLVLIVDVGGGTTDLTLIRVEPTTDVDALPALNRIAVGEHLMLGGDNMDLALAHRLEPQFLASGEQRLPATRFAQLVQRCRIAKIQLLAEDVPASVTVTLLGSGSRLMAQTRSAVLTREGVRSWIVEGFLPLVSIGDAPAKRQGALRGFGLPYPADAAISRHLAQFLSQHASDELPDTVLLNGGVFHAHALVERLTEQLGQWRGSAVRVLHNPHPDWAVARGAAAYGLTLTEAQAACAQHKQPIAALPRIGGGAARSYWLVLRGQPGTAAQGLCLLPRGTQEGTRITLTGRRFALKLGQAVRFELVSNSHSDQPFQAGQLVTLNGDGWLNLPPLATVLHASETASKRTSVEVQLQACMTEVGTLEVRCLSSDEIAQSWLLPFDLRAQAGDDVQDDDAAAERSQTQLKAAVEQIDHIFGQQAKEVSTKEVRQLRQAIEKILGPRESWDVAVLRALFDALLARTKRRRRSAEHERVWLNLAGWCLRPGVGAELDDWRIAQIWQLYEQGIAHGKESANWTEWWVFWRRVAAGLNEAQQMQVLEDVAGQMQKAVQQTTQRSAGKSTHGSYEDMLRLFAAMEAVPWQYRQEMGQWMLSRLKRADETPQTWWAIGRIAARQPVAANAHLTMPPGPATEFLDATLAQDWRKNEAAMFAAVQIARMTGDRARDVNDAQRTAVLAKLKTSGAPQRWMDLVGSVQEMDAEDHKRSFGDSLPPGLSLLR
- a CDS encoding glutathione S-transferase family protein — its product is MPLALYGHPFSSYTQKALIALYENRTPFEFRCIGPEYPEHIIDWSARWPLRKFPVLVDDGRTVAESSIVIEHLQLHHPGPVRLIPADADAALEVRFMDRFFDLHVMAPMQAAVFGALSGDEAKRRDGMAQAEDKLAIAYRWLEETLVGRPWAAGNDFSMADCAAAPSLFYADWTVAIPDDHPHLKAYRARLLARPSFARAVDEGRPFRHFFPLGAPNRD